In Nocardioides marinus, one DNA window encodes the following:
- a CDS encoding GNAT family N-acetyltransferase: MAAPDRSPASSVRLERRTSDDPQVVALVGRYVAELDERFPGGFAVSGPDDLVDPGGHYLLATVDGAPAAVGGVRAVASPEGAAEVKRMWVDPAYRGLGLGRRMLTALEELAVEHGHRTVVLDTNRTLGEALSMYAAAGYREVERYNDNPYAEAFFRKEL, encoded by the coding sequence ATGGCAGCGCCCGACCGGTCCCCCGCGTCCTCGGTGCGGCTCGAGCGGCGTACGTCGGACGACCCGCAGGTCGTCGCGCTGGTCGGTCGTTACGTCGCCGAGCTCGACGAGCGCTTCCCGGGAGGCTTTGCCGTCTCCGGGCCCGACGACCTGGTCGACCCCGGCGGCCACTACCTGCTCGCCACCGTCGACGGCGCACCCGCCGCGGTGGGTGGCGTCCGCGCGGTCGCCAGCCCCGAGGGGGCGGCCGAGGTCAAGCGGATGTGGGTCGACCCGGCGTACCGCGGCCTGGGCCTGGGGCGCCGCATGCTCACCGCCCTCGAGGAGCTCGCCGTCGAGCACGGCCACCGCACGGTCGTGCTCGACACCAACCGCACGCTCGGCGAGGCGCTGTCGATGTACGCCGCCGCGGGCTACCGCGAGGTCGAGCGCTACAACGACAACCCCTATGCCGAGGCGTTCTTCCGCAAGGAGCTGTGA
- a CDS encoding pirin family protein yields the protein MPAITVDDLTVLPRLRTPGLGDQPRPVWQLTTAPQGYEGEGFPVRRAFAGLDLRALDPFIMMDQMGEVEYAPGEPKGTSWHPHRGFETVTYIIDGTFDHQDSHGGGGTITNGDTQWMTAGSGLLHIEAPPEWMVTQGGLFHGIQLWVNLPRDAKMSAPKYQDIRSGEVQLLTTPDAGALVRVIAGSVDGHAGPGSTYTPMTLVHATLEPGARLELPWEVEHNALVYVLNGHGTVGNDARPIRTGQAAAMGAGDYLTLTADGSQESRSPRMDVIVVGGQPIREPLAWAGPFVMNTKAEVLEAYQDFQRGSFGQIPG from the coding sequence ATGCCTGCCATCACCGTCGACGACCTCACCGTCCTGCCCCGCCTGCGCACCCCCGGCCTCGGCGACCAGCCGCGCCCGGTGTGGCAGCTGACCACCGCCCCCCAGGGTTACGAGGGGGAGGGCTTCCCGGTGCGCCGGGCCTTCGCCGGCCTCGACCTGCGCGCGCTGGACCCGTTCATCATGATGGACCAGATGGGCGAGGTGGAGTACGCGCCCGGGGAGCCCAAGGGCACCTCCTGGCACCCGCACCGCGGCTTCGAGACCGTCACCTACATCATCGACGGCACCTTCGACCACCAGGACTCCCACGGTGGTGGCGGGACCATCACCAACGGCGACACCCAGTGGATGACCGCGGGCAGCGGCCTGCTGCACATCGAGGCCCCGCCGGAGTGGATGGTCACCCAGGGCGGTCTCTTCCACGGCATCCAGTTGTGGGTGAACCTCCCGCGCGACGCCAAGATGAGCGCCCCGAAGTACCAGGACATCCGCTCCGGCGAGGTCCAGCTGCTCACCACCCCCGACGCCGGGGCCCTCGTGCGCGTGATCGCGGGCTCGGTCGACGGGCACGCGGGGCCGGGGTCGACGTACACCCCGATGACGCTGGTGCACGCCACCCTCGAGCCCGGCGCGCGCCTCGAGCTCCCCTGGGAGGTCGAGCACAACGCACTGGTCTACGTCCTCAACGGCCACGGCACCGTGGGCAACGACGCCCGCCCGATCCGCACCGGCCAGGCGGCCGCGATGGGCGCGGGCGACTACCTCACCCTGACCGCCGACGGCAGCCAGGAGAGCCGCAGCCCGCGGATGGACGTGATCGTCGTGGGTGGGCAGCCGATCCGCGAGCCGCTGGCCTGGGCCGGGCCGTTCGTGATGAACACCAAGGCCGAGGTGCTCGAGGCCTACCAGGACTTCCAGCGCGGGTCGTTCGGGCAGATCCCCGGCTGA
- a CDS encoding sensor histidine kinase → MGMLRIERIGVGLAVLAAVTSFSNLQVAPHPDHVLAVWSVGPAVIAASLLPRSWGVCLAVALPIGLAVAAAYWTAGYPPAAVLAGGAGALVLTGWGGALLRREVGLRLHDAGDLGHLLSVTGKVGLASAVQGVLVELAVTGGVVGLMPLSYAVTGASSLLTLVPLVADLPSHAPLGRRRERVVQRTLAALLIVLALLPAGAQVLSLLLLPTVIAWGALRVSARESLAQMYGALVSLMAATLLGTGAFVDAGRAFALDDDGIAYVVTGYAFVLALTACGALLFAADQVERTEAAARQRDLLQQVLDATPGAAIVGIDADGDITDVNVGVRRLLGHDAADLLGGPADILYADGELERLAGELGVRADVSSVAAALAERPGAVAVSLRRADGAVRQHQLTFAPLRDSAGRPRGHLATSEDVTELLAATRALEESLARQVAVDRAKDAFVSTVSHELRTPLTSILGNAELVADMLEEPVDQESQEVLRGAVARIGRGGDRLLALVDDLLAHSAVEDPVPREVVDVADVVRDACARLSRGTDLRAIRLDLPDRAMHVVGRRGHLADALGHVLENAVKFSAGRPDVRVRTEQDATQVSILVQDSGIGIPADEVDRVVEPFVRGSNAMRRQIQGAGLGLGLARTILTGYGGSLRLESTEGAGTRVRLALPVPGLGDSAG, encoded by the coding sequence ATGGGGATGCTGCGCATCGAGCGCATCGGGGTCGGACTCGCCGTCCTGGCTGCGGTCACGAGCTTCTCCAACCTCCAGGTGGCCCCGCACCCCGACCACGTCCTGGCGGTGTGGTCGGTCGGTCCCGCGGTCATCGCCGCCTCGCTGCTGCCGCGATCGTGGGGGGTGTGCCTGGCGGTCGCCCTGCCGATCGGGCTCGCGGTCGCGGCGGCGTACTGGACGGCCGGCTACCCGCCCGCGGCCGTGCTGGCCGGTGGGGCCGGCGCCCTCGTGCTCACCGGCTGGGGCGGGGCGTTGCTGCGCCGGGAGGTGGGGTTGCGGCTCCACGACGCCGGCGACCTCGGCCACCTGCTGTCCGTGACGGGCAAGGTGGGCCTGGCCAGCGCCGTCCAGGGCGTGCTCGTCGAGCTGGCCGTGACCGGTGGAGTGGTCGGGCTGATGCCCCTCAGCTACGCCGTCACGGGCGCCTCGTCCCTGCTGACCCTGGTCCCGCTGGTCGCCGACCTGCCGAGCCATGCCCCGCTCGGCAGGAGGCGCGAGCGCGTGGTCCAGCGCACGCTGGCGGCCCTGCTCATCGTCCTGGCGCTGCTCCCGGCCGGTGCCCAGGTGCTCTCGTTGCTGCTGCTGCCCACGGTCATCGCCTGGGGGGCACTGCGGGTCTCGGCCCGCGAGTCGCTCGCCCAGATGTACGGAGCCCTGGTCTCGTTGATGGCCGCGACCCTGCTGGGCACCGGCGCCTTCGTCGATGCGGGCCGGGCCTTCGCCCTCGACGACGACGGCATCGCCTACGTCGTGACCGGCTACGCCTTCGTGCTCGCCCTGACCGCCTGCGGGGCCCTGCTCTTCGCCGCGGACCAGGTCGAGCGCACCGAGGCGGCCGCCCGGCAGCGGGACCTGCTCCAGCAGGTCCTCGACGCCACGCCCGGGGCGGCCATCGTCGGCATCGACGCCGACGGCGACATCACCGACGTGAACGTCGGCGTCCGCCGGCTGCTCGGCCACGACGCGGCCGACCTGCTCGGTGGGCCCGCCGACATCCTGTACGCCGACGGCGAGCTGGAACGGCTGGCCGGTGAGCTCGGCGTGCGGGCCGACGTCTCCTCGGTGGCAGCGGCCCTGGCCGAGCGGCCGGGGGCGGTGGCGGTCTCCCTCCGGCGCGCCGACGGCGCCGTACGGCAGCACCAGCTCACCTTCGCCCCGCTCCGCGACTCCGCTGGGCGGCCGCGTGGACACCTGGCGACCTCGGAGGACGTCACCGAGCTGCTGGCCGCGACCAGAGCACTGGAGGAGTCGCTGGCCCGCCAGGTCGCGGTCGACCGGGCCAAGGACGCCTTCGTCTCCACGGTCAGCCACGAGCTGCGGACCCCGCTCACCAGCATCCTGGGCAACGCCGAGCTGGTGGCGGACATGCTCGAGGAGCCCGTGGACCAGGAGAGCCAGGAGGTGCTCCGCGGGGCCGTGGCCCGCATCGGACGCGGCGGTGACCGTCTGCTCGCGCTGGTCGACGACCTCCTCGCCCACTCGGCGGTCGAGGACCCGGTGCCCCGGGAGGTGGTCGACGTCGCTGACGTGGTGCGCGACGCCTGTGCCCGGCTGAGCCGGGGGACCGACCTGCGGGCCATCCGGCTGGACCTCCCCGACCGGGCGATGCACGTCGTCGGACGGCGCGGTCACCTGGCCGACGCGCTGGGGCACGTCCTCGAGAACGCCGTGAAGTTCAGCGCCGGGCGCCCGGACGTCCGGGTACGCACCGAGCAGGACGCCACCCAGGTGTCGATCCTCGTGCAGGACTCGGGCATCGGGATCCCGGCGGACGAGGTCGACCGGGTGGTCGAGCCGTTCGTCCGGGGGAGCAACGCGATGCGACGCCAGATCCAGGGTGCCGGCCTCGGGCTCGGTCTGGCACGCACCATCCTGACGGGCTACGGCGGCAGCCTGCGGCTGGAGTCCACCGAGGGGGCGGGCACCCGTGTCCGCCTGGCCCTGCCGGTGCCCGGGCTGGGGGACAGTGCCGGGTAG
- a CDS encoding ATP-binding protein, with protein sequence MLRWSSTSWQVRVSALLAVTALAGFAAVSAAPDDGKVIGIWPVGAAVGALLLAPRRRVPAMLAAVVVLALLTVGLGGRPWAVAAGYAVTIGVEVALVWWLLARGRERSWLLQRDADLRRWFVACLLGGAVAAAGSAATSLVTGFGHPSFVALALGTAHLSSLLVLTPLWATLPAHHSVAGRGEYALQWLLITVAAPLVFIAEDTPPLVYLLIPLLAWSALRISAREAIAQMLLLLSLAIVLTTADRGPFAAAPEIYGLDRDVRGVLLALFAAVCALIVVPLILRVGESVEMAKEARAERDTLDRIVGSATGVAIIVTDERSRISLFNPGAERMLGYRAEEVLGRSTEMLHSRAAVEAKAAELGVAPDFRSVAGELLRRGAVAVEMAFTRADGVDRTHSMTLSRVTDDQGRVVGYVSTSEDVTDRVESEEALRQALQRMQEVDTVKDAFVSSVSHELRTPITSIHGYLEMLQDETLGELSPPQRSAVEKVASNARRLLGLIDDLLTLSRLQEDGLNLAPRLVDLRKVVEDACAVVQPAAETGGLRLHVRVPDEPMPFLGDRDMLERALVNLVGNAVKFTPSGGEVEVSLVPRDEGSLVVVRDTGIGIPLSEQEHLFTRFFRSSLAQRQAIPGSGLGLSIAHAVVHQHGGSVRVESTEGVGTTFYVELPALV encoded by the coding sequence GTGCTGCGCTGGTCGTCGACGTCCTGGCAGGTCAGGGTGTCCGCGCTGCTCGCCGTGACGGCGCTGGCCGGCTTCGCCGCCGTCTCGGCCGCCCCCGACGACGGGAAGGTCATCGGGATCTGGCCGGTCGGGGCCGCGGTCGGTGCGCTGCTGCTCGCTCCGCGACGCCGGGTCCCGGCGATGCTGGCGGCGGTCGTGGTGCTCGCGCTGCTCACGGTCGGCCTCGGCGGTCGTCCCTGGGCCGTCGCCGCGGGGTACGCCGTCACCATCGGCGTCGAGGTCGCGCTGGTGTGGTGGCTGCTGGCCCGGGGCCGAGAGCGCAGCTGGCTGCTGCAGCGCGACGCGGACCTGCGTCGGTGGTTCGTGGCCTGCCTGCTCGGCGGGGCGGTGGCTGCCGCTGGGAGTGCCGCGACCTCGCTGGTCACCGGCTTCGGGCACCCCTCCTTCGTGGCGCTGGCGCTCGGCACCGCTCACCTGAGCTCCCTGCTCGTGCTCACCCCGCTCTGGGCGACGCTGCCGGCCCACCACTCCGTCGCGGGACGCGGTGAGTACGCACTGCAGTGGCTGCTCATCACGGTCGCGGCGCCGCTGGTCTTCATCGCCGAGGACACCCCGCCGCTGGTCTACCTCCTGATCCCGCTGCTCGCGTGGAGCGCTCTGCGCATCTCCGCGCGCGAGGCGATCGCCCAGATGCTCCTCCTGCTGTCCCTCGCGATCGTGCTGACGACCGCGGACCGCGGCCCGTTCGCGGCGGCGCCGGAGATCTACGGCCTCGACCGTGACGTGCGTGGCGTGCTGCTGGCGTTGTTCGCCGCCGTCTGCGCGCTGATCGTGGTGCCGCTGATCCTGCGGGTGGGGGAGAGCGTGGAGATGGCCAAGGAGGCCCGGGCCGAGCGGGACACCCTGGACCGGATCGTCGGCAGCGCCACGGGCGTGGCGATCATCGTGACCGACGAGCGGAGCCGTATCTCGCTGTTCAACCCCGGAGCCGAGCGGATGCTGGGCTACCGGGCGGAGGAGGTCCTGGGTCGAAGCACCGAGATGCTGCACAGCCGTGCGGCGGTCGAGGCGAAGGCGGCGGAGCTGGGGGTGGCCCCCGACTTCCGCAGCGTCGCGGGGGAGCTGCTGCGTCGCGGTGCCGTCGCCGTCGAGATGGCCTTCACCCGGGCCGACGGGGTCGATCGCACGCACTCGATGACGCTGAGCCGGGTGACCGACGACCAGGGCAGGGTGGTCGGCTACGTCAGCACCTCCGAGGACGTCACGGACCGCGTCGAGTCCGAGGAGGCGCTGCGCCAGGCGCTGCAGCGCATGCAGGAGGTGGACACGGTCAAGGACGCCTTCGTCTCCTCGGTGAGCCACGAGCTGCGCACCCCCATCACGAGCATCCACGGCTACCTCGAGATGCTCCAGGACGAGACGCTCGGTGAGCTCTCCCCGCCCCAGCGCTCCGCGGTCGAGAAGGTCGCCTCCAACGCCCGACGTCTGCTCGGCCTCATCGACGACCTGCTGACGCTGTCGCGGCTGCAGGAGGACGGGCTCAACCTCGCCCCGCGGCTGGTCGACCTGCGCAAGGTCGTGGAGGACGCCTGTGCCGTCGTGCAGCCGGCCGCCGAGACCGGTGGGCTGCGGCTGCACGTGCGGGTGCCCGACGAGCCGATGCCCTTCCTGGGGGACCGCGACATGCTCGAGCGGGCGTTGGTCAACCTGGTCGGCAACGCGGTGAAGTTCACACCCTCCGGCGGCGAGGTCGAGGTCTCGCTGGTGCCTCGCGACGAGGGCAGTCTCGTCGTGGTCCGCGACACCGGCATCGGCATCCCGCTCAGCGAGCAGGAGCACCTGTTCACCCGGTTCTTCCGCTCCTCACTGGCCCAGCGCCAGGCCATCCCGGGTAGTGGGCTGGGGCTGTCGATCGCGCACGCTGTGGTCCACCAGCACGGCGGCTCGGTGCGCGTCGAGAGCACCGAGGGCGTCGGCACGACGTTCTACGTCGAGCTGCCCGCACTGGTCTGA